A single Bacteroidota bacterium DNA region contains:
- a CDS encoding cytochrome-c peroxidase yields the protein MLSRDNTISCSSCHHTDKKFTDGVQFSLGIDSNRTTRNSMTILNTAYQPYMFWDGGVPSLEQQVLAPIENPLEMDFDINQVVARLNKHPDYPSLFQKAYNQPPSVYTLTRAIACYERTLFTGKSRYDDYLYDKNTAALTPSEINGMNIFFAEKGECFHCHGQYNFTDYSFKNNGVYLNYVDSGRARITLQQADVGKFKVPSLRNIELTAPYMHDGSMATLKDVVEHYNSGGHPHPNKSGLILPLNLTVQEKQDLVNFLKALTDK from the coding sequence TTGCTTTCCCGCGATAATACCATTTCGTGCAGCAGTTGTCATCACACCGATAAGAAGTTTACCGATGGCGTGCAGTTTAGTTTAGGCATTGACAGCAATCGCACTACACGCAACTCAATGACTATTTTAAATACAGCCTATCAACCATATATGTTTTGGGATGGTGGTGTGCCATCACTTGAACAACAAGTGCTTGCGCCAATAGAAAATCCGCTTGAAATGGATTTTGATATAAATCAGGTTGTAGCAAGGTTAAACAAGCATCCTGATTATCCTTCTCTTTTTCAAAAAGCATATAACCAACCGCCAAGTGTATATACACTCACTCGGGCAATTGCTTGTTATGAACGCACACTCTTTACTGGAAAATCGCGTTATGATGATTACCTTTATGACAAAAACACAGCAGCATTAACACCCTCCGAAATAAATGGAATGAATATTTTCTTTGCTGAGAAGGGAGAATGTTTTCATTGTCATGGACAGTATAATTTTACTGATTACAGTTTTAAAAATAACGGAGTTTATTTAAACTACGTTGATAGTGGACGCGCACGAATTACGCTACAGCAAGCGGATGTTGGGAAATTTAAAGTGCCCTCTTTGCGCAATATAGAACTCACCGCTCCCTATATGCACGATGGCTCAATGGCAACTTTAAAAGATGTAGTTGAGCATTACAACAGTGGTGGCCACCCACATCCTAATAAAAGCGGACTCATACTACCATTGAATTTAACAGTACAGGAAAAGCAAGATTTGGTTAATTTTCTAAAAGCATTAACTGATAAATAA